TTATGATTTAGATTCAAACAAGATTTTAAGAGAAGGAGAATTGAGTTCGGTTCTTAAAGAATTCTTAACCAACAACACTAAAGATTAGATCTCTTTTTTAGATCCTTGATGAACATTTAGGGGATTTATTTAACTAACATATAAATAGATATAGGAATATAATTAAGTAGTAATTATGGACAAGAGAAAAATTGTATTCGTAGCTGATCATACTGGTGTTTTCTTAAAGCAAGAACTTATCAGTATGCTTAAAACTGAATTTCGTAATCAATACGAAGTAATAGATTTAGGTTCAGACGATGAAAAGAGTGCAGATGACTATCCTGATTTTGCATTCATGCTTGAAGATTACTTCAAGGATGAAAACACAAATAATATTGGTGTAGCAATCTGTGGGACTGGTGTTGGGATCTGTATTGCAGCTAACAAGATCAAAAACGTTCGTGCAGGATTAGTAACTGATGTTAGATATGCTGAACTTGCTATCCAACATGATAACTGCAACGTTTTAGTTCTTGGAGCTAGAACAACATCAATTGATGTCAATAAAGAAATCTTAAGAAAGTTCTTATCAGCACAATTCGAAGGTGGTAGACACCAAAGAAGAGTGGATAAAATTAGTAACTATGAGAAAAAATAAGATTAAAGATCCATTAAAAGCTAATTACTTTAAATGAGATCTAGTTCCTGATATATTTAAACCTTCAAGAAAAAAATCATATATTTATTTAGGAATAGCATTAGGTGTACTGTTACTATCCTTAATCTTCGTTGGATTATCAGCATCACCTTATGTGGAAATCTTAAATAGAGGTGTAACTCAAGATCAATTTGTTAACGCAGTTGAAAGAAATGGTTTTTTCACAAGAATCTATACACCTGATAATTCTGGCATCGTTCAACCAGGGATGATCGCTCTAGATATTACCCCATTAGTTAGATTAAGTAATAATCCTAATGTTGTTGCTGATATCAGAATAGCACTTGGAACGATCTCACTCTTCTTGTTTGTTCTATTCATTATCTTAGTAGTTGTTTCTTATATGTATTTTTTAGGTTCAATTAAAGCAATTCCTAAACCTACAAAACCATTCATAACTGAAACAACTATTCACAATAAAAAAGTCTAACTTTTAGACATTAATGACATATATTGAATAAAGGACTATTCGATATATGCATCAAAATAGAGGAATGTTTCTTGAAACATTAATCAACAATACAATTAAGCATAACGAATTAGCCCAAAAGGGGCTAATTTTTAAACGTCACTTACCAATCAATGTTTATAGTTTTGCTAATACAAGAGTGACGGGTTGATTAAAAGAAAAAACCCAGACAGATTATTATGGACTTTATAAGGGTTATTTCTTTGATTTCGATGCAAAACAAAGCTCAAAGATTAATTATTCACTTAAGAATATTAAACAACACCAATTAGATCATTTAAGAAAGATTCACCGTCAAGGGGGAATCGCATTTATCTTGTTGTTGATTGTTCCCAAAGAAGAGTTCTACATGATTCCAATTAAAAAAATTGATTCTTGGTTAAAACACCAAGAATCAAATACTTTAAAGTATGAATGAATTCAGAAAAGCTCTTTTAAACTGGAATTATTTTATCCAGGAGTAATTGGAATCTTTGAAGCTTTGCAAGAATGAATCGATTTAATTACTCTTCGTCGTTCTCGCGATTCTTAAAGAATCCTGAAGGTTTTCTTTTAGGTTGAAGCAACTCATCGTCTTCACTAACGTATTTTCACTTAATCGTAGCAGTTGCTTCTTTAAGTGGTTTAGCTGCTCTAAACTTTACTTTTGGTTTAGGAGGAATTCTAGTTTGTGCTCCAGTAATCGGGTTAACTGAAATTCTTTCACGACCAATGGTAACTCTAAAAGTACCAAGCTCAGGTAATCTTACCTGACCTTGAGATTTAATTTCTTTTTTTACTAAATCACTATAAACTTGAAAGCAAGCCTTAACAAGTTTCGGGCTTACTCCAGTACATTCAGCGATAATTTTGCAAATTTCAGATTTAGTTAGCATTTTTATATTTGTTTTTATAAGATATATTTTAATATTTTCTTAATTAAACATTAAAAATATTAAAAAAATTATTCTACAGTTGATTATTATTTGATATTATTAATAAGATTTTTTTAAAACATACAAAATTTATACAATATGTCTCAAAACTTGTCTGAAGAACAAAAGAAAGAAACACAATACCAAGCTAATGTTGAAAAAGCAATAACAATCTTTAATACGTTATTTACTAAAGAAACTAATAAATACGATTTCATTAAATCGATTTATGAAAACGATGGTGTTGCTAATATGGAGTATCCTAGGCAAAAGTTAAATGAACTAATGGATCTAATTATTAGTGAACCATCTAAACATTATGCTAGAAATTTCTTCATCAATACTTGTTTAACCAAGATTACAGCTTATGAAGAGATTGAAGACGTTTTAAGTTTATTCAAAAAGAATAAAGAAACTTTAGATAAATTTTGTTTGTATTACTTACTATTTAAACAATCGTTTAATTTTGACGATTCAGAACGATCTAAAATTAATAAGATCTTATCAAATATTGCACGTGAACTAATTGAGGTTTTAGATTTAAATTAATTATGGCTAGAAGAGATAAGGGAATTAATGTAATTATCCTAATTGTTTTATTAATTTTAGGAATCGTTCCAGGGGTTTTATACGCTTTATTTAAGCTGTTTGTTCCCCCATTTAGTTGGGTGATCTTTGGGATCTTATTGATCTTATTAATCTTCCCAGCAATTATCTACTTACTGACTTGTTCAGATGTAGTGGTGTTTAACAAAAGATAAGTTAAGACAATTTATTTAATCTTCTCTACTTTAAAAATAAAGTAAAGAATGATATACTATTAAAGCAATAACCAAAGACCATAACTGGTAAATCGTAAGATTTCCTTAATTCGTTATGTAGGTTAGATAACTATATCTAATAACAATCTTTGTTATTGTTTTCACTTTACTAATTGAAATTTAAATACACAATGAAAGCAATTATTCAAAAAAAGATTGAACATGTAAATAGAATTGCTGAATTGTTAAAAAGCGCTAAATCGTTTGTCGTATTTGAATATTCAACAATGACAGCAAAAGCTATTACAGCACTTAGAAGAAAAGTAAAAACTAGTGCTAATGAAATGTTTGTTTTAAAAAACAACATTTTAAAAAGAGCAATTAAAGCTGCTGGCATTGATGGATTTGATGACGAAATCAAAAACCAAATCGCAGTTGTGATTGGGTTAGAAGACGCTTTTTTACCAATCAAAGCAGTTCATGAGTATGTTACAGCTAATGAAAAAGTTAATTTCGTTTGCGGATATTTAGAAAACAAAAAATTATCTGCAGCTGAATTAAATGAAATTGCTGTGCTTCCATCAAGAGATGAACTATACAGCATGTTCTTATCAGTGCTTCAAGCTCCAGTACGCAAATTCATGTACGCACTTAAAGCTGTAGCTGATACAAAACAACAATAATTAACTAATTTTTATTCAAAAAACATAGGTAGTACTTACAATGGCAAAATTAACAAAAGAACAATTTATTGAAAGTCTAAAAGAAATGACTATCGTTGAAATCAACGATGTAATTAAAGCAATCGAAGAAGCGTTCGGTGTTTCGGCTGCTGCTCCTGTTGCAGCTGCATCTGCTGCTCCTGCTTCTGCAGCTCCAACTGAAGCAACAGTTGTATTAGTATCAGCTGGTGATAAGAAAGTTGAAGTTATTAAACTAGTAAGAGAAGTAACTGGACTAGGTTTAATGGATGCTAAGAAAGCAGTTGACACTCCTCCTGCAACTATTAAAGAAAATATGAATATTGAAGAAGCTAAAGCATTACAAGCTAAGTTTGAAGCTGCTGGTGCTAAAGTTGAACTTAAATAATCATACCCATCCACTTTATTAAAATTTTTATAGAATAAATAAAACATCATGGCAGTACAACAAAGAAGATCTTCAAAACACCGAAGAGATAAAAGACGTTCACATGATGCTTTAGCAGTTAACTTAATTAACGTATGTAAGCATTGTGGGAAATTCAAAAGAGCTCACAGAGCTTGCTCTTGCGGAATGTATAACGAATTAAGAATTACCAAAGCAAAATAATGAACGATAACTTATCACACAAATCTAAAGATTTAAACTTAACTTCAGTTAGTGAGGTATCTAAATACCAAAACAGTAAGATTAAAGCTGGTTTGGATTGGTTTAGTGCGACAGCGATAATCTTACTAACCGTAATTGGAGTTTGTTTAGGGATTTGTATGGCTTGTTTAGTTATTATTCACGCATCTTAATATAATAAGCAAAGAGTTATTAAAATAATAAAAGACCTATCTTAATTGATAGGTCTTTTATTTTGTTTTAACGACTTATAGGAGCAATTTAATTTTACAATATTTGATTGGGTTAATTAGATTAAGTGTTTTTGTCTTATGGAAAATAAAAAAATGGGTTAATGCCCATTTTATTTTTATTAAGAAATAAGGATCTTATTCAGAATCTTTATTCTCAAGTTCTTTCTTCATTAAAGTTTCGTATAAGTTTACTTCTTTGTTTGGTTTAATGAATTCTTTAAGTTTGGCAATCTCTTGCTTAGAGTATTCACTAGGTCTTGCGTAGTTAATAACAACGATTAAATCACCTTTTTCGCTGTAATTAGCACCATAAACGCGTGAATCTAGTTTTAGGTTGATTCCACCGTTAGCAATGGTGATAATATCACCGTTTTTAGTTCCAGCTTTTAAGTTGATTTCCTTGATCTCTTTTAAAGTCGGAATTAAGATTGTTCCACCAACGATAGCTACCAAAGGATCAACTAAAACATTAACCACTACGTGGTTATCACGTAATTCGAACACTCTAGAAGGTTCAATCTTAACTCTTAAGAAAAGATCTCCTACTAGATTCTTATAAATGTGTCCTTCACCACGAACGATTACAACATCTTGATAGAACACATTTGAATCGATTGAAACTTTTCTTTCAACGACTTCATCAACCATTCTGTTTGATTTACAAGTCTTACATTTGTTCTTGATCGTTTGACCTTCACCTTTACAAGAAGGACAAGTTTTTTTGGTTTGGAACATTCCAAGTAATGTTCTTCTTTGTTCAACAACATAACCTTCACCATTACAATCACTACAAGTGATTACATCACCATCAGCTGATCCTGATCCATTACAATCAGGACAAGTTACTTGTCTGGTGTATTTAACGTTTTTAATACACCCATTAGCTGCTTCTAAGAAGTTAATCTTAATATCGTGAACTAGATTAACATCAACTTCTTCGATGTATTCTTGGTTGTGAAAACCACCAGCTCCACCACCAAAGAATTGTGAGAAGACATCACCAAACCCACCTTCGAAATCAAACCCGCTAAATACTGAATTAAACACGTCATAAGGATTGAATCCACCTTGGTGGAATCCAGACGCGTTTAAACCTTCATGACCATAAGTGTCATAAAGTTTTCTCTTTTCTTCATCGCTTAGCACTTCGTAAGCTTCGTTTACTTCTTTAAACTTTTCTTCAGCATCTGATTCTTTGTTACGATCAGGGTGATATTTCATTGCCAGTTTTCTAAAGGCTTTTTTAATATCTTGCTGAGTAGCTGAGCGGGGTACTTCTAGTATTTCGTAGTAATCTCTTTTTGAAGACATATAGTATTTATTTAATTATTGGTCAATCAGGTTTGGTGTTAAAGCAATAATATTAATATTTTAGCACTCTAAGAGTTAAAGTGACAAAAAAGTTGAACAAATTGATTCCACTTATAATTAAGGAAATGAGTTATTAATTGGGATTCGTTAAAAAATTAACGAATCCACTTCAAGTTTATCTTTGTGTTTGAAGTACTTCAAATTAATTTTTTATTGAACCAATTAGATAAAACCTAATTATTGTACTTACTTATTATAAATTTACGGTATAATTTTTTTGCTAAGAATTAAGTTTAATTAAATATAAATTTAATTTTCATCGATAATTTAACAAATTAACTTTTAGATAATCTTAAAAATATGAAGAAAAAAATCCTTAGATCGTTTACTCTAGCTTCTTTTTTAGCTATTTCATTAACTTCTTGTACTAATGAAACTAAAAATCAGATGACTAGTAAAGAAGTTCCTAATAATGGTAATGTAAATTCAAATAATAACCAAGGTGATAATCCTGGTAATCCTTCGTCTACAGCTAATGGAACTCAAGGAGATTCTTCGCAAGGTAGTGCTGGGATGAGTGGTATAAATCCTTCAAGTGGGATGAATGGTTCTAATCCTTCAGGCGGTTCGACTGAAGAAACTACCAATTCAGAACTATCTTTAAAATCTAAAGCTGTTATAGCGTCTGATTTAGTAAGCGTTGATAACGGTGCTTATATTCTTAATTGAACAAAGTTTAATACAACTCTTAGTACAGAGCAACAAAAAGCGTCTAAATTAATGAATTTAGACGTAAACGATCGTGAAGGTATGATTTCGTTTGATTTACAAGTAGGTGAAAATCAAACGATTAAATTTAAGCAAAAAGTTGATTTTGATTTCTCTTTTTTAAGAAGCTTAACTTTTGGTTGAACTGATATTAAATCTTCAACAACTGATAATTCGTTAACTCTACTTCAAAATGTGACGAATGCGACACAACTATCAGCATATGCAGCCCCCGTATTAACAGAATCATTTAATGGTATGAATAACTATTATCCTTATCTAAATAGTTGATTCGATGTTAATCTGACATATCAAAGCTCTGAAAAGAAGCTAGAAGAAAATGAAGTTACTTTTGAATATCAATTAACTAATACAGGTAAATCACCGTTTTTCATGATTAAAAATGGTTCTCAAGAAAACCAACTATGAAGTAGTCAAAAAACTAGAGTGACTTTATCTTATTCTACAGATCTAGCTAATGCTGCTAAAGACGTAATGGTAAACAAATCAAGTGAATTACTTAATAAAGAAATAAGTTATTTCTACGATATGAGTACTCATATGGTTAATACCGAAAAATTAGAAGTAGATGCTAGAAATGAAGGGCTTGTTAAGTTTTCTGACAGTAAATATAATGAACAATTTGCTATTACCTTAATGCAAGGTTCAGCCTTTTTCAACACTGACACAAACGAACTTACATTTACGGTAGAAGTTAAACCAAAAGATAACGATCAAGTTCTTAGTACGGCAATCACTAGAACTTTCACAATCATGCTTGGTAAAGCAAGCCAACAACAATAATTTTTAAGGAGAACAATAAATAACTAATATCCATGAGTACAGGCTATAGCCACGTCGACAAACAAGAAAAAGCTAACAAACTGTTTGGTAAAACTGCAATCTCTAAAGCAATTTGGATTGTTTGTTTACCAGGTTTGTTAGCAGCCTTTTTTGCTGGTTTATACGGTTTTTTTGATCAATTATTGATTCAAAAACTAGTACCAGAAGTTTGAAAATTAAATGATGTTTATAATGGTTTACACTTTTCAAACATCAATGTTTATCAAAGAGTGTTTGATCAGATCTTTGCAAACGATTCAGTCGTAAGAGTTCCCAATATCTATTTCTTTGATAACGGTTTTTATCAAGCATCAGCTTCTTCACCTGTACCAATTAATTATTTTAATAGTGACTTTATTAAAGTTTTTGGTGAGCAAGTAAGAACTCAACCAATTATTACGTTAGATAAGAATGTACTTGCACAAGCTATTAATAACAATCAAATCTTAGATAATATCGTTTTATTATTTAAGAATGTTTATAATTCTCAGATTGGTGTTGCTGGAGATAATACATCACAACTATCTAATGTGTCGATTATCGCTAGACAAGCAGTTAACTCATTCCAAAACGTTCTTTTAATTGGTAACGCTGTTATCTTTTTAATCCCTATTGGTGCTGGTGTATATTACACCAAATCAATTAGTTACAAATATGAAAAAACTGGTCGAGATATCTGAGTAATGTCGTTTTGAACGACATTAATCTTATGTTTAATTGCTAGTGTTGTTTGTTATATCCTAATTGGTGCTGGAGTTCAACGTAACTTAATTGGAACAGCTAACTTAAGTCCTAGAGTAATTGGTTTATTAGAGAGTAACAACACCCAAGATATCGTTAATAGAATCAACAACGTTGATTTAGATTCACTTAAAGGTGTTAATTTTGCAAATTATCCTAAAGTGATCTTAACTTATGATGATGCAATGGCTGATATCTCAGCTCATTGAGCTGATCAGTATAGTTGAATCTATGCTAGTGGGTTCTTTATTATTGGGTGGTTTTCTTTATTATCATTCATGATTCGTTCTGAAGGACGAAACATCTTTGTAACAGTTGCTTCAATCATCTCTAATGTAACTAACGTTTCATTAGACTATGTTTTTATTAAATATGTCAATCTTGGATTGATTGGTGGTGCAACAGCTTCAGTTATTAGTTGAGTAGTTAATTTAGCTTTATATGTTGGGTTTGTGATCTACTTTAATAAGAAACAAGCAACATGATTAAGCTTTCATGATCTATTTAAAGTTAAGTTTAATATCAAGATCATTATTCCGATTATTATCTTAGGATTATCATCGTTTATTCGGATTGTTGGATTAACAGTAATGTTCTTAGTTTACAATTTATTGTTAATCAAAGTATCTGGACAAGATTTCCAAAACTACCACGCAGGGTCCGTCCCGTTATTGATCTTATTCTTCGTCGCCTTGTTTGGGATTTCAGATGGTGGTAGACCATTAGTTGGTTATAACTATACGAATCGCAATTACAAACGAGTACACTCAGCATTCTGGTGATCGTTGTTTGTTACGTTTACGTATGCAATCATTGCATACATCATTGTGTTCTTTATTGCTAAAACAGTTTTAGTTAACTTATTTAACTTTAAAGATCCAAGTACAACACCAATGGTACAACCAATTGATAATGCTGATTTAGCGACTATGTATGTAAGAATCACAATGTTAAGAACTGTGATGTTTTCAATCACTGTTTGTGGCATGATGTTGTTCCAAGGGACAAACGATGTGATTCGATCATACGTTTCATCAGCAATCGAAGGATCATTTATCTCTTATGTTGTTTTTGGTACGGTTTATGGATTATCAACGGTGTTACCAAAGACTAATGATCTAAACATTTGAGTTTATGTTTCAGGTTATGCGATCTCACCATTTATTACATCAATGGTGGTATTAACGATGTCAATCTTATTCTTAACAAGAAATCTAAATGTTAAGAATGAAGCGATCGAACGTAAGATGAATAAATTAGATTTAATGCAATATAACTTCTTTGTTAATGAAGCCAAGAAATATAATTTATTAACACCTCAAGAACAACATGAGTTGGCTGAACAAGAAAGATTAAATACAAATACGCAATAAGATTCGTTCGTTAGTAATTAAAAATGTAGCACTATTAAGTGCTACATTTTATTTATTAGATGAACGAATTATTTAGTTGGTTCTTGTTCTGATACTTTAACTGGTTCTTTTGATTCTTCTTTAGCAGATTTATCAGCTGGTTCTTTAGCTGCTTTTTTATCAGATTCTTTTGGAGATTCTTTTTTAGATTCTTTTCCAGAATCTTTACCAGATTGTTTAGCTTTTTTATCTTTAGCAGGTTTTTGTTCAGTTTGTTCAATTGGACCTAAATTAACAGCTGGATCAGTAAGATTAAGTTTTTGGAACAACTTCTTAGACTTATTAATTTTATGATTGAACAATTGCTCAAAATTATTGATGTTTTCTAATTTTGTTTGTTCAGGGGTGAAGCCCATTTGTTCATAAACTTCTTTTGATTTAGTTGTTAAGATTGGTTCAAGTAAAACAAAGACAGTTCTAATTGCAGCAACTCCTGCAAATAATACGTTAGCCAATTCTTGAGTCTTACCATTCTTATAAAGTTCTCAAGGTTTTCTTACTTCAATCACGCTTGAATATTCTTTTGAAATATTAAGGACCAATTTAATTGCTGAACGAATATCGTTTTCTTCAACTAGTTTTTCAAATTCAGCTGGTAATTTTTTGACTTCTTCTAAATACTTATCTTCTAATTCATTACCAGGTACATAAGGTAAGATGATTGACTCTTGTCTAGATTCAATCATCGGAATTAATCTATGAACTAGATTACCTAAATTATTAATTAGATCAGCACTTACAGTTTCTTGGATTAAGCGTTTACCAACTTTGCCATCTTCACTTAAACTTAATTCTTTAAGTAAGTAATAACGTAATTGATCAACGCCAAATAGTTCAGCTAACTCAATTGGATCAATGATGTTATCAAGTGATTTAGACATCTTATTACCATTTTCATCTAAGATCCAACCATGAGAGATCATTCTTGTTGGTTGTTTGATTCCTAGCATCTTTAAGAAGATTACTCAATAGATTCTATGAAATCTAGTAATCTCTTTGGCAATCAAATGAATTCTTTCACTATCATCGTTGTTTCAAAATTCTTGGTACAACTTATCGTCTTCTGTACCAAAACCCATTGATGTTAAATAAGAAAATAAAGCGTCTAATCAAACATAGATTCTATGACTCTTATTAAGTGGTGTTTCAATCCCCCAACTAATACTGGTTCTACTAATTGATAAATCTTTAAGACCAACATTAACAAAGTTGTTCAACATCTCTTTGTTTCTAGATGTTGGATAAACACTTGGAACATTATCAGTTAATGATTCTTTAATAAAATCCTCAAACTCTGATAATTTAATGAAATAAGAAGGTTCGTTGATTGCACTGATCTTATGACCAACATTACAGTAAAGTTGGTCATCTGGATCTAAGGATAGATCCATATTAGTTTTTTGAATTAGATCAGCTTTTTTTAACACACTTGAACTTGTGTAATTCTCTTCACAATCAACACAGTACAACCCTTGTCATTGATCTAAGTAAATATATTTCTTAAGATAAAACAAACCAAAGATCTTTTTAACTACTTCTTGGTGGGTTGGTTCAGTGGTTCTGACAAATCTTGTTAATTCAATATTTAAAAGATTGAATAAATCCTTAAATTTACTTGAGTATTGATCAACCATCTTTTGTGGAGTTAAATTTAAGGATTTAGCTTTGGTTTCGATCTTTTTACCAAACTCATCAGTGCCTGATAAGAAGAAAACATCATAACCTCTTTGTTTTTTAAATCTAGCTAGAAAATCTCCAAGAATTGTTGTGTAAGCATGCCCAATGTGGGGGTTACCTGAAGCATAATAAATTGGAGTTGAAATATAACACTTTTTGTTCTTTAACATCGTTTGATTATCCTTATTAATTTTATTGAAATAAAATTCGATTTATTTATTAGTTATTCAACATCATAACCAGTTTGTTTGAACTTGACATCCTTAGATAGTTTTCTGTTTCTTGCATTCTTGGATTTAAAGTATAGAGTGATTGGGACATAAGTTAGCCCAAATGCTTCTCGTATCTTATTTTCTAAATACCTGGCATATGAGAAGTGTAAATAATCAGGGTTGTTACAGAATAGTACGAATGTTGGAATCTGACCTTGGGCTTGGGTTGAATAGGTGATTGATAACCGGTTACCATTAAAGATCGGGGGTTGGTTGATCATCTGTGCTTTTTGGACAACATCATTTAATAATGATGTTGAGATCTTAATCTTAAGTTGAGATTGGATTAGTTTGATGGTTTGAAAGATCGTTTCGATTCTTAAGTTAGCCTTAGCACTAATAAAGATGATTGGCGATCAAGGTAAATATTTGAATTTGGAACGGATTTGTTTTTTGTACAGTTCCATCGTCTTATCATCTTTTTTAACCAGATCTCATTTGTTTACGACGATGATTGTGGGTAAGTTAGCTTCATAACACAATCCACCGATTACCTCATCTTGTTCAGATAGATCAACAGAACCGTCAAGCATGAGTAAAATCATTTTTGATCTTGAGATTGCTTGTTGAGTTCTTTGCACTGAGAATTTTTCAATTCTTGTGGCAATCTTACCTTTTCTTCTGATTCCAGCTGTATCAATTACTTTATAAAGTTCTTTGTTGTAACTAAAGGTAGCATCAATTGCATCACGAGTTGTTCCTGGAACATCTGAAACCAACACCCGTTCTTTTTTAAGTAGTTGGTTTAATAAACTTGATTTACCAACATTGGGTTTACCAATGATACAGAATGTTTCTACTAATTCAATATCTTTTTTGTTAGCAAACTGATCTTTCAGTCTGATGATCTCATCTAGTAGATCACCAATTCCGATTGCGTGTTCAGCTGAGATGATCATTGGTTTACCAAACCCTAAACTAAAATAGCTACTTAGATTTAATTCGTTCTTATTTTGATTTTCAATCTTATTAAGAACAAAAAGAATTTTTTTGTTCTTATGTTTCTTTAGTAGTTTTGCAGCATAATGATCATCGGCGTTGATACCTTCTTTATATGAACAGACAAATAAGATGATATCAGCTTCATCAATTGCGAATTGAACTTGTTGTTCAATTGCACGTTGAAAAACGTTACTGTCTGTACTTAATCCACCAGTATCAATGATTTGAAATCTTTTAGTTAATCATTCAACATCACCAAAAATACGATCACGGGTGATCCCTGGGGTATCATCAACGATCGCTATTCTGTTTTTAATCAAACGATTAAAAAGCGTTGATTTTCCTACGTTTGGTTTACCAACAATTGCAACCTTAAGCATGATTATCTCCTAGTTTTTGTTGGTATAAACCTACGATTTTATCAACTACTTGTTCAATTGATAATGAATCTGAATCAATTACGATTGCATCTTCTACGATCATAAGTGGTGCTAATTTACGATTAGTGTCATTATCATCTCGAAGCTTGATTTCATTAGTAAATTGTTCTATAGTAGGTTCGTTTAATTCCAAATTTAATTGTTTGATTCTTCTAATCGCTCTTTCACGAGCTGATGCTGTTAAAAACACCTTTAAAATCGCATTAGGTAAAACCACACTAGTAACATCTCTACCGTCCATTACTACTGGGTTTTTGGCTGCATAATCTTGTTGTAAATTTAAGGCTAATTGTCTAATCTTAGCATCTTGAGCTATATCACTTGCACCTTTTGAGATTACTGGTTCATTAAGTAAATCCGAGATATTTTGCTTATTAATCACAACCTGATCGCCATTAAAAAGGTGTTCGTAA
The Mycoplasma tullyi genome window above contains:
- the rplJ gene encoding 50S ribosomal protein L10 yields the protein MKAIIQKKIEHVNRIAELLKSAKSFVVFEYSTMTAKAITALRRKVKTSANEMFVLKNNILKRAIKAAGIDGFDDEIKNQIAVVIGLEDAFLPIKAVHEYVTANEKVNFVCGYLENKKLSAAELNEIAVLPSRDELYSMFLSVLQAPVRKFMYALKAVADTKQQ
- the rpmF gene encoding 50S ribosomal protein L32, which gives rise to MAVQQRRSSKHRRDKRRSHDALAVNLINVCKHCGKFKRAHRACSCGMYNELRITKAK
- a CDS encoding RpiB/LacA/LacB family sugar-phosphate isomerase; the protein is MDKRKIVFVADHTGVFLKQELISMLKTEFRNQYEVIDLGSDDEKSADDYPDFAFMLEDYFKDENTNNIGVAICGTGVGICIAANKIKNVRAGLVTDVRYAELAIQHDNCNVLVLGARTTSIDVNKEILRKFLSAQFEGGRHQRRVDKISNYEKK
- the rplL gene encoding 50S ribosomal protein L7/L12, with the translated sequence MAKLTKEQFIESLKEMTIVEINDVIKAIEEAFGVSAAAPVAAASAAPASAAPTEATVVLVSAGDKKVEVIKLVREVTGLGLMDAKKAVDTPPATIKENMNIEEAKALQAKFEAAGAKVELK
- a CDS encoding DUF1951 domain-containing protein, with amino-acid sequence MSQNLSEEQKKETQYQANVEKAITIFNTLFTKETNKYDFIKSIYENDGVANMEYPRQKLNELMDLIISEPSKHYARNFFINTCLTKITAYEEIEDVLSLFKKNKETLDKFCLYYLLFKQSFNFDDSERSKINKILSNIARELIEVLDLN
- a CDS encoding HU family DNA-binding protein, which encodes MLTKSEICKIIAECTGVSPKLVKACFQVYSDLVKKEIKSQGQVRLPELGTFRVTIGRERISVNPITGAQTRIPPKPKVKFRAAKPLKEATATIKWKYVSEDDELLQPKRKPSGFFKNRENDEE
- a CDS encoding MATE family efflux transporter encodes the protein MSTGYSHVDKQEKANKLFGKTAISKAIWIVCLPGLLAAFFAGLYGFFDQLLIQKLVPEVWKLNDVYNGLHFSNINVYQRVFDQIFANDSVVRVPNIYFFDNGFYQASASSPVPINYFNSDFIKVFGEQVRTQPIITLDKNVLAQAINNNQILDNIVLLFKNVYNSQIGVAGDNTSQLSNVSIIARQAVNSFQNVLLIGNAVIFLIPIGAGVYYTKSISYKYEKTGRDIWVMSFWTTLILCLIASVVCYILIGAGVQRNLIGTANLSPRVIGLLESNNTQDIVNRINNVDLDSLKGVNFANYPKVILTYDDAMADISAHWADQYSWIYASGFFIIGWFSLLSFMIRSEGRNIFVTVASIISNVTNVSLDYVFIKYVNLGLIGGATASVISWVVNLALYVGFVIYFNKKQATWLSFHDLFKVKFNIKIIIPIIILGLSSFIRIVGLTVMFLVYNLLLIKVSGQDFQNYHAGSVPLLILFFVALFGISDGGRPLVGYNYTNRNYKRVHSAFWWSLFVTFTYAIIAYIIVFFIAKTVLVNLFNFKDPSTTPMVQPIDNADLATMYVRITMLRTVMFSITVCGMMLFQGTNDVIRSYVSSAIEGSFISYVVFGTVYGLSTVLPKTNDLNIWVYVSGYAISPFITSMVVLTMSILFLTRNLNVKNEAIERKMNKLDLMQYNFFVNEAKKYNLLTPQEQHELAEQERLNTNTQ
- a CDS encoding DnaJ domain-containing protein; the encoded protein is MSSKRDYYEILEVPRSATQQDIKKAFRKLAMKYHPDRNKESDAEEKFKEVNEAYEVLSDEEKRKLYDTYGHEGLNASGFHQGGFNPYDVFNSVFSGFDFEGGFGDVFSQFFGGGAGGFHNQEYIEEVDVNLVHDIKINFLEAANGCIKNVKYTRQVTCPDCNGSGSADGDVITCSDCNGEGYVVEQRRTLLGMFQTKKTCPSCKGEGQTIKNKCKTCKSNRMVDEVVERKVSIDSNVFYQDVVIVRGEGHIYKNLVGDLFLRVKIEPSRVFELRDNHVVVNVLVDPLVAIVGGTILIPTLKEIKEINLKAGTKNGDIITIANGGINLKLDSRVYGANYSEKGDLIVVINYARPSEYSKQEIAKLKEFIKPNKEVNLYETLMKKELENKDSE
- a CDS encoding Holliday junction resolvase RecU, which produces MHQNRGMFLETLINNTIKHNELAQKGLIFKRHLPINVYSFANTRVTGWLKEKTQTDYYGLYKGYFFDFDAKQSSKINYSLKNIKQHQLDHLRKIHRQGGIAFILLLIVPKEEFYMIPIKKIDSWLKHQESNTLKYEWIQKSSFKLELFYPGVIGIFEALQEWIDLITLRRSRDS